CCTCCTCCTGATCCGATTGTTGTTGTGTGCAAAAGCGTTCCTTCTTTTTCTTCCGGGCTAGTAGGACTATCTTTGTCGCAAGTCAAAAAAGAGACTAATAAGATAACCCCAAAAAACAAGAATAATTTTCTCATGATTAAATCCTCTCTGATTTCTTTATTGATTCAAAGATTTATTGTTTGCCTGTTCAAAATAACATCAAAATGGCTAACTCCGCTGAAAATGCCAAAAAGCTGCTTCGTCTTATTAAGCAAATGCGTTAGGTTATCCGACATCACAGAAGCGGAACTTGAGCCCCGCAAACTGCAATGTTAAATTGAGCCATCTATTATTTTACGATAAGACATGATTTTGTGCATCCGCAAAGGTCGTATTTGGGCATAGAATTGAGTATGCTTTGAAAACAGACATAAGCGGATTTAGTGACTCGGTCACCGTGAGTGATTTTCAGGGGCGTTTCCCAGCAGCTTGAATTATCTATTTGCCCAGTTAAGTAAATCGTGAAGCTCTTTTTGCACCCTGCTATGCTGGGAAGAGTGAAAGAAATCAGTGAGCAGGATAGTAAATTTTCGGATTTGCTTTTTCAATAAAAAGACTTGATTTGGCTGGTTCAATAGGTATTTCTTGTTTCAATATATGAATATTTTTATGGGATGTCAAGAGAAATTTCAGTTTCGTTGTTTTTCGCCTTTTGCTTTTCACTTTTTCCCCAAATAGAAGAAATTCACTGTGGATTGATTCAGAAAAAGACAGTCTGCCTTTTTTAGCAGTTAATGTGTTGAATTGCAAATATTCACTATTTCAAATTGCAAGTTTCAGTCCGGAACGGCTTTTCATAATAATGTATGATGTAAAATTTCAGATGGCTGATGCCCAAGAATGACGATCTGAAATTGTTGAAATTGCAGTTTTCCCGATCTTTTAATTGGCTTCAGGCGAAGATTTTGCCTGCCTTTTTGGGAATCCAGGCGTGGCAAGAATTTCGGTAAATTTCTGGCGCGAAATTTGAAACACAGAATTTTTTAGTTGATTTTGATAATTATTTTTATTATGTTATCCTTATAACAAAATTATGTAAAAGCGACAAAACTGCGAATGAAATTAGGTGAATATCATTAAATAGATTATGTTCATAAAAAAGGAGCCAGCAATATGGGTTTTAAAATTCTTGCCATTAATCCCGGCTCGACCTCCACTAAAGTTGCCCTTTTTGAAGATGATCAACTTCTTTTTGAAGAAAAAATTTCTCACCCGACGGCTCAGCTTAAACAATTTAAAGAACTCTGGGATCAATTTGAATTGCGGAAAAATGGTGTTTTGGAATTTCTGAAAAAACACAAAATCGATGTGAAAGACCTTTCCGCTGTCGTCGGCAGAGGCGGTTTGATCAAGCCCATTTCCGGCGGCACTTATCGAGTGAACGATGAAATGATTCATGACGCGAAAGTTGGCTTGCAAGGAGTTCACGCGGCAAATCTCGCGTGCGCTATCGCCAAAAGTATCGCCGATGAAGCTGGCGTTGAGGCTTTTGTCGTGGATCCGATTTCTGTTGATGAGTTTGAGCCGCTGGCGCGTTACTCCGGGCATCCGCTGATCGAGCGGCGGGCGCTGTCGCACACGCTGAATATTCACGCAGTGGGCAGAATGGCGGCGAAAAAACTTGGCGTGGATTACGAGAAGACAAATTTCATCATTGCTCATCTCGGTGGTGGCATTTCCGTTTGTCCGTTGAAAGGCGGTAGGATCGTGGATGTGAACGATGCTTCCGCAGCAGGCCCTTTTACGCCGGAACGCACCGGAAGTCTGCCGTTGCAAGAATTCATCAAATTGTGCTTTTCCGGGAAATACAGTCAAGATCAGATGCGAAAAATGATTATGGGCGAGGGCGGTTTAGTAGCTTATCTGGG
This portion of the Calditrichota bacterium genome encodes:
- the buk gene encoding butyrate kinase codes for the protein MGFKILAINPGSTSTKVALFEDDQLLFEEKISHPTAQLKQFKELWDQFELRKNGVLEFLKKHKIDVKDLSAVVGRGGLIKPISGGTYRVNDEMIHDAKVGLQGVHAANLACAIAKSIADEAGVEAFVVDPISVDEFEPLARYSGHPLIERRALSHTLNIHAVGRMAAKKLGVDYEKTNFIIAHLGGGISVCPLKGGRIVDVNDASAAGPFTPERTGSLPLQEFIKLCFSGKYSQDQMRKMIMGEGGLVAYLGTNDAQEVEKRIDAGDEKAREVYEAMAYQIAKEIGAMATVVKGDVRAVVISGGLAQSKRLIDWITERVKFIAETYVFPGEFEMLALAQGTLRALKKEEEAKIYQ